A genome region from Trueperaceae bacterium includes the following:
- the xylB gene encoding xylulokinase, whose product MRGAALGLDVGTSALKAVAVDESGEVIARCDRTYPLLTPRPGWSEQRPEEWWEAARSALRQLAQDVAGEFEPRALGLSGQMHGMVAVDEHGEVVRPAILWNDQRTGDAVRTIEAAVPSREMIERTGNPAITGFQLAKVVWLRQAEPENFERTRHVLFPKDFIGYRLTGELFAEPCDASGSNAFNLHAQAWDADILDALGIDARRWPQVMPSKAVVGAVQPAVAAELGLPPGLDVVAGAGDNAAAAYGLGLSSERPQLGSVSLGTSGVISAPRGTPRPDPQGRLHLFCHADGGFFLLGVTLAAAGSLGWFREKLAPDRTVEELVGLAAQVPTGAMGVTFKPYLSGERTPHLDPSLRASFHGLSLAAGLPEMARAVLEGVAFSLREALQVMEPLGAPEQALLTGGGARSPVWSQMVADVLQLPLGRSGSESGPAYGAARLALESLGGRPPHTLDGIDWIEPGDFEPFEEAYARYRRLGP is encoded by the coding sequence ATGAGAGGAGCGGCGCTGGGCCTGGACGTTGGCACCTCTGCCCTGAAAGCCGTCGCCGTGGACGAATCGGGTGAGGTGATCGCCCGGTGCGACAGGACCTACCCACTGCTCACTCCCCGTCCAGGCTGGAGCGAACAGCGACCCGAGGAGTGGTGGGAGGCTGCCCGCTCGGCGCTCCGGCAACTCGCCCAAGACGTCGCGGGCGAGTTCGAGCCGCGGGCGCTCGGTCTCTCCGGCCAGATGCACGGGATGGTGGCGGTGGACGAGCATGGTGAGGTCGTGCGACCCGCGATCCTCTGGAACGACCAGCGAACCGGCGATGCCGTTCGGACCATCGAAGCGGCGGTACCGAGCCGGGAGATGATCGAGCGAACGGGCAACCCCGCCATCACCGGCTTCCAACTGGCCAAAGTCGTGTGGCTGAGGCAAGCGGAGCCGGAGAACTTCGAACGCACCCGGCACGTCCTCTTCCCCAAGGACTTCATCGGCTACCGGCTTACGGGGGAACTGTTCGCCGAACCGTGCGACGCCTCCGGGTCCAACGCCTTCAACCTCCACGCCCAGGCCTGGGACGCCGACATCCTCGACGCCCTGGGCATCGACGCGCGCCGCTGGCCGCAGGTGATGCCGTCGAAGGCCGTGGTGGGGGCGGTCCAGCCGGCAGTTGCCGCCGAACTCGGCCTGCCTCCCGGGCTCGATGTGGTCGCGGGCGCGGGCGACAACGCCGCCGCCGCCTACGGGCTGGGCCTCTCGAGCGAGCGGCCGCAGCTGGGAAGCGTGAGCTTGGGCACCTCCGGCGTCATCTCCGCGCCCAGGGGCACTCCGCGACCCGACCCTCAGGGGCGCCTGCACCTCTTCTGCCACGCCGATGGAGGCTTCTTCCTGCTGGGAGTGACGCTGGCTGCGGCAGGCAGCCTGGGGTGGTTCCGCGAGAAGCTTGCCCCCGATCGGACCGTTGAGGAATTGGTCGGGTTAGCCGCACAGGTTCCGACTGGAGCCATGGGCGTCACATTCAAGCCGTACCTGTCGGGCGAGAGGACGCCACACCTCGATCCGTCGCTGCGGGCTTCGTTCCACGGCCTCAGCTTGGCGGCCGGGCTCCCCGAGATGGCGCGCGCGGTTCTGGAAGGAGTGGCCTTCAGCCTCCGTGAGGCGCTGCAAGTGATGGAGCCGCTCGGCGCTCCAGAGCAGGCGCTGCTGACCGGCGGCGGCGCAAGATCGCCCGTGTGGAGCCAGATGGTGGCCGATGTTCTGCAGTTGCCGCTGGGGCGGAGCGGATCGGAGAGCGGCCCCGCCTACGGGGCGGCTCGGCTGGCGCTAGAGAGCCTCGGTGGGCGGCCGCCTCATACGCTTGATGGGATCGACTGGATCGAACCGGGCGACTTCGAGCCGTTCGAGGAAGCCTACGCACGGTACCGGCGACTGGGCCCCTGA
- the xylA gene encoding xylose isomerase: MTSDYRPRPEHKFTFGLWTVGNVGRDPFGEATRSPIAPVRIVEKLAELGAWGVNFHDNDLVPAGASSAERDRIVREFKAALDDNGLVVPMATTNLFSDPAFRDGAFTSADARVRGYALQKVMRAMDLGAEVGARTYVFWGGREGSEVDAAGKLLDSLAWFREALDFLCAYSEDQGYGYRFALEPKPNEPRGDLFFPTVGSMLGFIATLERPEMVGVNPEFAHETMAGLSFPHAVAQALDAGKLFHIDLNDQKMARFDQDLRFAAENQKAAFFTVQLLEKGGYDGPRHFDAHALRTEDEEGVWQFARGCMRSYLILKEKVERFEADPEIQEALAAYRVEEPELDSLTRYSRQNAERLKTLSFDEDALRRRGAGLERIDQLTVELLLGVR; this comes from the coding sequence GTGACCAGCGACTACCGGCCGCGGCCCGAGCACAAGTTCACGTTCGGCCTCTGGACCGTCGGGAACGTGGGCAGAGACCCGTTCGGCGAGGCGACCCGCTCACCCATCGCGCCGGTGAGGATCGTCGAGAAGCTCGCCGAACTGGGCGCCTGGGGCGTCAACTTCCACGACAACGACCTCGTGCCCGCGGGCGCCAGCTCCGCCGAACGCGACCGCATAGTTCGGGAGTTCAAGGCGGCGCTCGACGACAACGGGCTGGTCGTGCCCATGGCAACCACCAACCTCTTCTCCGACCCTGCGTTCCGCGACGGCGCCTTCACCAGCGCCGACGCTCGAGTGCGCGGCTACGCGCTACAGAAGGTCATGCGCGCGATGGACCTCGGCGCCGAGGTCGGCGCCAGGACCTACGTCTTCTGGGGCGGACGTGAGGGCTCGGAGGTGGACGCGGCCGGCAAGCTGCTCGACTCGCTGGCCTGGTTCCGCGAAGCGCTCGACTTCCTCTGCGCCTACTCCGAGGACCAGGGGTACGGTTACCGGTTCGCGCTCGAACCCAAGCCGAACGAGCCGCGGGGAGATCTCTTCTTCCCGACCGTCGGCTCCATGCTCGGCTTCATAGCGACTCTGGAGCGGCCGGAGATGGTGGGGGTCAACCCCGAGTTCGCGCACGAGACGATGGCCGGTCTCTCCTTCCCCCACGCGGTCGCCCAGGCACTCGACGCGGGCAAGCTCTTCCACATCGACCTCAACGACCAGAAGATGGCTCGTTTCGACCAGGACCTCCGCTTCGCCGCGGAGAATCAGAAGGCTGCGTTCTTCACCGTGCAACTGCTGGAGAAGGGCGGTTACGACGGGCCCCGTCACTTCGACGCGCACGCCCTCCGTACCGAGGACGAGGAGGGTGTCTGGCAGTTCGCCAGGGGCTGCATGCGGAGCTACCTGATACTCAAGGAGAAGGTCGAGCGGTTCGAGGCCGACCCTGAGATCCAGGAGGCGCTGGCGGCCTACCGCGTCGAGGAGCCAGAGCTCGATTCCCTCACCCGCTACTCCCGCCAGAACGCCGAACGGCTCAAGACGCTTTCGTTCGACGAGGATGCCTTGCGCCGCAGGGGAGCAGGCCTCGAACGGATCGACCAGCTGACCGTGGAACTGCTGCTGGGGGTGCGCTGA
- a CDS encoding Gfo/Idh/MocA family oxidoreductase, with protein MIREPARPLKLGMVGGGRDAFIGGVHRMAARLDGNFDLVAGALSSDPDKAKASGKELGLPADRNYGSWEEMLQGERALLEGERIDAVSIVTPNHVHHPVAKAFVEAGINVICDKPLTTSTDKALDLVEAAQAKGVVFAVTYNYTGYPMVKQARDMVRQGMLGELRKVIVEYNQGWLATKLEDQGAKQAEWRTDPERSGIGGAIGDIGSHAENLVATITGLELESVCAELTTFVPGRRLDDDANLLIRYQGGARGVLIASQIEVGEENDLRIRVYGSEGSIAWRQEDPNQLVFKPLEGPAQIYTRNGGGYLSKASMAHSRLPSGHPEAFIEAFANVYGNVAAAIRGQEADYPTVVDGARGVHFIEKTVESSRSDRKWTPAAWSPAGSLA; from the coding sequence CGGGACGCCTTCATCGGAGGCGTACACCGTATGGCGGCGCGGCTCGACGGCAATTTCGACCTGGTGGCCGGCGCGCTCTCGTCGGACCCCGACAAGGCGAAGGCGTCGGGCAAGGAGCTGGGCCTGCCGGCCGACCGCAACTACGGCAGCTGGGAGGAGATGCTGCAGGGGGAGCGGGCCCTGCTCGAGGGTGAGCGGATAGACGCCGTCTCTATAGTTACTCCCAACCACGTCCATCACCCGGTCGCCAAGGCGTTCGTCGAGGCGGGGATCAACGTGATCTGCGACAAGCCGCTCACCACCTCCACCGACAAGGCACTCGATCTCGTCGAGGCGGCGCAGGCGAAGGGTGTCGTCTTCGCGGTCACCTACAACTACACGGGGTATCCGATGGTGAAGCAGGCGCGCGACATGGTGCGTCAGGGGATGCTGGGTGAACTCCGCAAGGTCATCGTCGAGTACAACCAGGGCTGGCTGGCCACGAAGCTCGAGGATCAGGGCGCCAAGCAGGCCGAGTGGCGGACCGATCCGGAGCGGAGCGGCATCGGCGGCGCGATCGGCGATATCGGCTCGCACGCCGAGAACCTCGTCGCCACCATCACCGGCCTGGAGTTGGAGTCGGTATGCGCCGAACTCACCACCTTCGTACCCGGACGCCGGCTCGACGACGATGCCAACCTGCTCATCCGCTACCAGGGGGGAGCGCGCGGGGTGCTCATCGCCTCCCAGATCGAGGTGGGCGAGGAGAACGACTTGCGGATCCGCGTCTACGGCAGCGAGGGGTCGATCGCCTGGCGCCAGGAGGATCCCAACCAGCTCGTCTTCAAGCCGCTGGAGGGACCCGCGCAGATCTACACGCGCAACGGCGGAGGCTACCTGAGCAAAGCGTCGATGGCTCACAGCCGGCTGCCGTCTGGGCACCCGGAGGCATTCATCGAGGCGTTCGCCAATGTCTACGGCAACGTCGCCGCCGCCATCCGCGGTCAGGAGGCCGACTACCCGACGGTGGTGGACGGCGCCAGGGGCGTGCACTTCATCGAGAAGACGGTCGAGAGCAGTCGCAGCGACAGGAAGTGGACGCCGGCGGCCTGGTCTCCGGCCGGGAGCCTGGCGTGA